ACGCTGCTTTCCATCCTGGCCTGTCTCAGCGATGCCAGCAAAGGCGAGGCGATACTCGCCGGGCAGAAATTGAGCCTCTCCAATCGCAGTGTCCGGCACCTCATCGGTATCGGAACGCAAGAACTGGCGATTTATGGCGAACTTACGGCGCGGGAGAATATCCGCTTTTTCGGTAAGCTTTACGGACTGAGAGATCCCCAATTGAAAGCCCGGGAGGAGGAGATTCTCCGGCGTATCGGCCTATTGGATCGGGCCGAGGATCGAGCGGGTACCTTCTCCGGTGGTATGAAACGCCGTTTGAATCTGGGTGTAGCCATAGTTCATTCGCCGAAGATCCTATATCTCGATGAGCCGACTACGGGTGTCGATCCGCAAAGTCGAAATCACATCTTCGAATTCGTTAAAGAACTGAACCGAGATGGCATGACCGTGATCTACACCAGCCATTACATGGAAGAGGTACAATCGCTTTGTCCGAGGATTGCAATTGTCGATCACGGCAAGGTCATATCCTGCGATACACTGCCGGGTTTATTGCGGATGCTCGAGGGCCGTATCACATTGAGGCTGGGAAATTATTCCTCGGCAGATCTGGAGGCGCTCCAAGCGATTCCGAACTTGAAGCTTGTGGAGAATGCCGCAGGCTCACTTCAGATAGATACGGCGGATGTGGCTAAGTCTCTGATTCAGATTGTTCGAGTGTTGTCGCAGCGAAATGTGGAATTGCTCGAATTGCACACCAAGGAACCTACACTCGAGGACGTTTTCCTGCACCTGACCGATCGCACCCTTCGAGATTAATCTCTACCGTAATGCATAGATTCGATACATCTCATCCTCGTAGATTGGTTTCAAACCCCCGAAATTGGACTCTTTATTGAGCGGAATCAGCACATGCGTGATTCCCTCATGCCGGACTTCCGCTTGCCAGGCCGCTGAGCCCATGTCCTTTCGCTGATACCACTGGTGGGCGTTCAACACGCGGCGATACCACTCAATAACCTCGGTATCCTTGTAGGGAATCGATTTAAAATCGACATATAGCGGCGTACCCGTTGCAATTCGAAATGGTTGCAGATCGACTGCGACTAAGTGCTTATCCTGTACGCTGGGAGGTCGAGTAAAGGTCGTGGAAGTATTGCCTTTAACGCCGTTGTCGGGTTTGGGAATTTGGACCGGAATCAAGTACACATCTCCCGGGCTATGGTGTTCCCGGATATATTCCAGCACCGACTTCTCCAGTTCATTCTGCCGGTATCCCCAGTGGAGGTAGGGAATTAGGAACGATCCACTCGCGAGCAACAGAGCCACTAGCAAGCCAAGCTTTTCTACGCCCTCGAACTGTGCGATTCGAGTTTCGCCGCCAATAAATCTCACGACTCGAGCTAAGATGGCCACGGTTGCGATTGGAACCAGTAGAGCCGTGACTCGCCACGGAAACAGCAGGGCTAGAGAGTAGTTCGAGGTGAAGTATTGAGTTAGACTGAGCAGAAAACTGAGGAGCACAATCACCAGATAGATTGGAAAGAAGACTGTTTTGCGGAGCGCGAGTAATCCCAACAGCATCCAGGCGATCTGCAGAGCAACGAGGGCATCGAACCAGCGAGCGATGCGGGCATGATGAGGTATTCGCACTTCCGCCAGGATACGCTGAGCTTCTTCGAAATCCGCCAGGGAAGTCGGCGAAAAGGTCTGCCAGGAAAATATGACGATGGGCAAAACGAGAAAGAGATTTCCGAGACCCAGAAAGAGGGCTGTTCTCCAGCGTTTTTGAACCAGCAGAGAATACTGGTATCCCAGGGTCAGAAAGGCGGCGGGGAGTAGGTAGGTCGCATGGACGATGGCCGGGAGACAGCACCAGAGGCAAGTGGAAATCCAATTTTCGCGCCGAAAACTGAGCAGGGATAAGAGAAAGAACGCACCGAAGGCGGACGGCTGAAGATAGGAACCCAGGATGTACTGTCCGGCAATGCCGGCCTGAAAATACCACGGATAATCAACCCCGAACAGATGCACGGAGGCGACCCTAACCAGGGCGGCATGGATCATCAGCAAACAAACTAAAAGCAAGACAAAGTTAGTTCGGTGGTAATCCGCGGGAAGCAGATCGCTTCCTAGCCGGCTCAGTCCCACAAAGTAGACCGAGACCAAACCGAAGAATAGTAGATAAAAACCGAACTCTCCGATGTACCGATAGGTGAGCTCGACGAGTTTGCTAAACAGAGGGGTGGGATCGAGCGTGTTGGCCAGCCAGTCGCGACCGAGATCCCCAAGCCCACCTTGTGCCAGTCCATGCACGAAATACTGATGCTGATTGGAGAAGTAGAGGGGGGACTGGGTGAATGCCAGCCCGAAGAGCAAAATCCAGATAAGACCTTTCAGGGAACAAAACGAATAATTGGCCATGATCCGAAGGCTCTCCCCCAATCGTACAATTAGATTCAGAATACGGATCGAGAGAAATTAGGCCGGACTGGTGAGGGTCAGGCGAGCGGGGCCAAAGACGAAGTGTAAGCTTCTACGATCAGGGAATCGGTTTCTTGTTCGAGAGGTCGGAGATCGAAGCCTCCGTAAATCGACCAGGAGGGAAAGCCGGCTAGCTTCAAAAGCAATTGCATCTCGCCTTTATAAATCCAACGAACCGAATGTTTGGAGAGATGCGATTTGAGGAGATTGCGATTCGAATCCAGAATTTCTATTTCGTTGATGGAATTCTGGATCTGTTCCACGCGATTGAAAGCCCGGGTGTCGAAAATTCGGACGATATTACCCGACTTCGAATCGGTCTTTTCCATTTCCAGGACGCGGGTGTTCTCGACCGCGGTAATAATGTGTGCACCCGGGAAATAGCTGTCGAATGCCAGCATTCCACCCGGTACCAGATGTTCTCGGCACAGGGCGAGCGTCGCTATCTGCTCGGAGGTCGTCATATTGTGAATAAAGGCGTTGAACGCGATTACGATTAGCTGAAATTTCCGGTCGATTTTAAAATCGTTCATGCTGGCCTGATGCAAGGTGGGTTTGTATCCCAACTTTTCCGCCTTGGACTGAAGGCGCTGGAGCATTCCCGCGCTAAGATCCAATCCTTCCACCTCCAAGCCCGCCTGGAGGCAAGGTATCATTATTCGACCGGTTCCACAGGCGATATCGAGAATCGGACCATTGGCACGCCGGGCGAGATCCAGGTAATATTCCAAACCGTAATCGAAATTTTCAAATAGCAGATCGTAAAGTTCTCCATCATCGAAGGGAGAGGAGTCTGCAGCTTGAAGATCTGGCATGGATTGTAATTCCGGTGAAACGCGAGAAAGGAACTTACCCAGGAGACAATAAAAAAGCCTGCCGGGTTCGGCAGGCTTTGGATAGATAAGCGAGATTTTATCAATCTTTGATCACGGCCTTGATCGGGATCTGGATCGACTGATCCTTGCCAGCGTCGGTCTTGATGTTAACTTTGCTAGCCACTTCGCCAGACTTTTCAGCGGTAAACTTCAAAGTCACGATATGGATGGTCTTGGATTGATTCAGATCTCCAGTGACTTCCACGCCGTCGACTTTTTCGATCTGTGTGATTTTGAACGGCTTTTCGCTTTGAACCAGGATCTTTTG
The genomic region above belongs to Telmatocola sphagniphila and contains:
- a CDS encoding DUF6798 domain-containing protein; this encodes MANYSFCSLKGLIWILLFGLAFTQSPLYFSNQHQYFVHGLAQGGLGDLGRDWLANTLDPTPLFSKLVELTYRYIGEFGFYLLFFGLVSVYFVGLSRLGSDLLPADYHRTNFVLLLVCLLMIHAALVRVASVHLFGVDYPWYFQAGIAGQYILGSYLQPSAFGAFFLLSLLSFRRENWISTCLWCCLPAIVHATYLLPAAFLTLGYQYSLLVQKRWRTALFLGLGNLFLVLPIVIFSWQTFSPTSLADFEEAQRILAEVRIPHHARIARWFDALVALQIAWMLLGLLALRKTVFFPIYLVIVLLSFLLSLTQYFTSNYSLALLFPWRVTALLVPIATVAILARVVRFIGGETRIAQFEGVEKLGLLVALLLASGSFLIPYLHWGYRQNELEKSVLEYIREHHSPGDVYLIPVQIPKPDNGVKGNTSTTFTRPPSVQDKHLVAVDLQPFRIATGTPLYVDFKSIPYKDTEVIEWYRRVLNAHQWYQRKDMGSAAWQAEVRHEGITHVLIPLNKESNFGGLKPIYEDEMYRIYALR
- a CDS encoding class I SAM-dependent methyltransferase: MPDLQAADSSPFDDGELYDLLFENFDYGLEYYLDLARRANGPILDIACGTGRIMIPCLQAGLEVEGLDLSAGMLQRLQSKAEKLGYKPTLHQASMNDFKIDRKFQLIVIAFNAFIHNMTTSEQIATLALCREHLVPGGMLAFDSYFPGAHIITAVENTRVLEMEKTDSKSGNIVRIFDTRAFNRVEQIQNSINEIEILDSNRNLLKSHLSKHSVRWIYKGEMQLLLKLAGFPSWSIYGGFDLRPLEQETDSLIVEAYTSSLAPLA
- a CDS encoding ABC transporter ATP-binding protein, with amino-acid sequence MSTSFLSVRDIHKSYGSFAALKGVDFDVSEGEMFGLLGPNGAGKTTLLSILACLSDASKGEAILAGQKLSLSNRSVRHLIGIGTQELAIYGELTARENIRFFGKLYGLRDPQLKAREEEILRRIGLLDRAEDRAGTFSGGMKRRLNLGVAIVHSPKILYLDEPTTGVDPQSRNHIFEFVKELNRDGMTVIYTSHYMEEVQSLCPRIAIVDHGKVISCDTLPGLLRMLEGRITLRLGNYSSADLEALQAIPNLKLVENAAGSLQIDTADVAKSLIQIVRVLSQRNVELLELHTKEPTLEDVFLHLTDRTLRD